The following proteins are encoded in a genomic region of Cyclonatronum proteinivorum:
- a CDS encoding LptF/LptG family permease produces MTRIDRFIFMRLLLATLMVLGVLVFIFIVIDFSENSDTFSDRGAELSEIWSRYYLNYIPEMIRLVSPVAVFVAVLLVAGQMSERLELTAIKGAGVSFYRFMVPFLLFATMVTGVLSYLDGFVIPGANDERFEFERQYLARGSDRIDRSRLFRQENEHTMLTVNYFDSRSAMGYHVRIFRFENDRVAEIVDASRMEWQPETEEWRLIRLERRLFTDEGIVRTSSHQADTTLTVLPQDMARSTNDIYRLTYPEIIDYIRSLERSGVGGVALPKVQFFGKLFYPFGTIVITLVGLGISTSNRRKGGRGVLLGTGLIVIFFYLIIMKIIEPFGASGQLDPLWAAAAPHLLFLLISFFLIWRTPK; encoded by the coding sequence ATGACCCGCATTGACCGATTCATTTTTATGCGGCTGCTGCTTGCAACGCTCATGGTACTGGGCGTGCTCGTGTTCATTTTTATCGTTATTGACTTTTCGGAAAACAGCGACACCTTCTCCGACCGCGGCGCCGAGCTCAGCGAAATCTGGTCCCGCTACTACCTCAATTACATACCGGAGATGATCCGGCTGGTTTCCCCGGTCGCCGTTTTCGTGGCCGTACTGCTGGTCGCAGGGCAGATGAGTGAGCGGCTCGAACTGACGGCCATCAAAGGCGCAGGCGTGAGTTTTTACCGCTTCATGGTGCCTTTTCTGCTCTTTGCGACCATGGTGACGGGCGTACTCAGCTATCTCGACGGCTTTGTGATTCCCGGCGCAAACGACGAGCGCTTCGAGTTTGAGCGGCAGTACCTGGCAAGGGGCTCCGACCGCATTGATCGCTCCCGTCTGTTCCGGCAGGAAAACGAACACACCATGCTCACGGTGAACTACTTCGACAGCCGCTCTGCCATGGGCTATCACGTCCGGATTTTCAGGTTCGAGAATGACCGGGTTGCCGAAATTGTGGACGCCTCACGCATGGAATGGCAACCCGAAACCGAAGAGTGGCGGCTGATCCGGCTCGAGCGGCGTTTGTTTACGGATGAAGGCATTGTGCGTACGTCCAGCCATCAGGCAGACACAACCCTGACCGTGCTGCCGCAGGATATGGCGCGGTCCACAAACGACATCTACCGCCTTACCTACCCGGAAATCATCGACTACATCCGCTCGCTGGAGCGCAGCGGAGTCGGCGGGGTTGCCCTTCCCAAAGTGCAGTTTTTCGGAAAGCTGTTTTATCCCTTCGGGACTATTGTGATCACGCTCGTCGGACTCGGCATTTCGACCTCCAACCGGCGCAAAGGCGGACGCGGCGTACTCCTCGGCACCGGTCTCATCGTGATTTTCTTCTATCTGATTATCATGAAAATCATCGAACCCTTCGGTGCAAGCGGTCAGCTCGACCCCCTCTGGGCCGCCGCCGCCCCGCACCTGCTGTTCCTGCTGATCAGCTTCTTCCTCATCTGGCGAACGCCGAAGTAG
- a CDS encoding LptF/LptG family permease — MSANGIRKLQREILKRHIGPFLFCFLIVMFLLLMQFLVLHIDRLIGRGLPISIILELIATNLAFMVVLAMPMSVLVACLMAFGKFSELNEFTAARAAGINPLSIIYPILMAGTFLAVFLVYFSNEILPDANFKARSLFLDIRTQRPGFDLQENVFYDGIDGYNFLVRRIPAGTDSLFDVILFRNGNDQVDAAVIRAHSGFLKSVPDTDFLSLFLFDGSISRDLSSGADGKRRHERTFFSTYRVNFDMGDLTFSRSDPNSRRRDDRTMSSQMMLGIIDSLHTNTRNDFELYRNDQSPTRLMRKHREHIRPDAWNPFQESGLRNERDEDYPSSAKETGAAPVQDVSGSNTETIFTFARYADVEAEAEFATADAADSLAQNSGSGELPADTLARSNIEETAFVILNQLQTLELQKDAASAVVASLRGGASRLSSHANNRAWRTERIAQYMVEVHKKVAIPVGCIIFVLVGAPLGILTRKGNLGFNALIATVVFTYYWITIIQGEKLADRLVISPFMGMWFGNITLLALGIYLMAKVMYEFRFSDLWKGTELGSAAPQPETAVIASVTNTDTGSDSDTPAPGDQPRKQEPAP, encoded by the coding sequence ATGTCAGCTAACGGAATCAGAAAACTACAGAGAGAAATCCTTAAAAGGCATATCGGGCCTTTTTTGTTTTGCTTCCTTATCGTCATGTTCCTGCTGCTCATGCAGTTCCTTGTGCTCCACATCGACCGGCTGATAGGACGCGGACTCCCGATTTCAATCATCCTTGAGCTGATTGCCACCAACCTCGCCTTCATGGTTGTGCTTGCCATGCCCATGTCGGTGCTCGTTGCCTGCCTGATGGCTTTCGGGAAATTTTCTGAGCTCAACGAGTTCACGGCGGCACGGGCAGCGGGCATCAATCCGCTCAGCATCATCTATCCCATTTTGATGGCAGGGACTTTCTTAGCCGTTTTTCTGGTGTATTTCTCCAACGAAATCCTGCCGGACGCTAACTTCAAAGCCCGCTCGCTTTTCCTTGATATCCGTACACAGCGGCCCGGATTTGACCTGCAGGAAAACGTGTTTTATGACGGCATTGACGGCTACAACTTTCTGGTACGACGCATCCCTGCCGGTACAGACAGTTTATTTGACGTCATACTGTTCCGCAACGGCAACGATCAGGTTGACGCAGCAGTCATTCGTGCACATTCCGGTTTTCTGAAATCCGTGCCCGATACCGACTTTCTCAGCCTTTTCCTGTTCGACGGCTCCATCAGCCGGGACCTTTCCTCCGGTGCAGACGGCAAGCGGCGGCACGAGCGCACCTTTTTCAGCACCTACCGCGTCAACTTCGACATGGGCGACCTCACCTTCAGCCGAAGCGATCCCAATTCCCGCCGGCGTGATGACCGCACCATGAGCTCCCAAATGATGCTCGGAATTATCGACTCCCTGCACACCAACACCCGAAACGACTTCGAGCTGTACCGCAACGATCAGAGCCCGACCCGGCTCATGCGGAAGCACCGCGAGCACATCCGCCCCGACGCCTGGAATCCGTTCCAAGAAAGCGGTCTCCGAAATGAGCGGGATGAAGATTACCCGTCATCCGCAAAGGAAACGGGCGCGGCACCGGTTCAGGATGTCAGCGGCTCAAACACGGAAACCATCTTCACTTTTGCCCGATACGCAGATGTTGAAGCGGAAGCGGAATTCGCAACAGCAGACGCAGCCGACAGCCTCGCCCAAAATTCCGGTTCCGGCGAACTGCCCGCAGACACCCTTGCGCGAAGCAATATTGAAGAAACGGCCTTTGTCATATTAAATCAGCTTCAGACCCTTGAGCTGCAGAAAGACGCGGCAAGTGCAGTCGTGGCAAGCCTGCGGGGCGGGGCATCGCGCCTGAGTTCTCATGCCAACAACAGGGCCTGGCGCACCGAGCGTATTGCCCAATACATGGTGGAAGTCCATAAAAAAGTAGCGATTCCCGTAGGCTGTATCATTTTTGTGCTTGTGGGCGCGCCGCTCGGCATCCTCACCCGGAAAGGCAACCTGGGGTTCAATGCGCTCATCGCAACAGTGGTGTTCACCTATTACTGGATCACCATTATACAGGGGGAAAAGCTGGCCGACCGGCTGGTCATTTCACCTTTTATGGGGATGTGGTTTGGCAACATCACGCTGCTCGCACTCGGCATCTACCTCATGGCCAAGGTGATGTATGAGTTCAGGTTTTCAGATCTTTGGAAGGGTACAGAGCTCGGGTCAGCGGCGCCACAGCCGGAAACAGCCGTCATTGCGTCAGTCACAAATACAGACACCGGATCAGATTCGGACACCCCTGCGCCCGGGGATCAGCCGCGCAAACAGGAGCCTGCCCCATGA